TATGTTACGGAATGTTGCGGGCAGAGCGAATATATTGCCCACCATGGGGGGGGAGGGGCGGGAAAAGGGGTGGGTCAACTTTTTGACCGCGCGCCGTGGACCCGTAAATGCCGGCCGGGCCCGGGCAGACGGCGCACGGGGGCCTTCGGGATGGCAAAAAAGGGGGGAACAGGACGCACCGCTGCCCTGGCACCCGGAACCAGCCTGCTTTTGCCGGGGCGCGTCAGAGTTCCGGCCGACAGGCCCGGTGTCAGACCTCCGACGCCGGGGGCGCCTTTGACACGGCAGGGATGAGGGGGCGCGGCGTGTGCCGCGCCCCCTGTTCCTGTTAGCGGATCAGCTGCAGGACTTCCTGCGTCATCTGGTCCGTGGTGGTGATGGTCTTGGAGTTGGCGGAGTAGGCGCGCTGGGTGACGATCATCTTCACGAATTCGCTCGCCATGTCGACGTTACTCTGCTCGAGGGTGTTGGAGAGGATCTTTTCGCTGACGCCGTTGGGCGTGTTGGCGGCCAGGGAGAAGGCAGCCCCGGAGACGCCGGCCCCGGCGGTGGCCTGGTACAGCGCCCCCCCCTGCTTGGTCAGTGCGGTCGGGTTGGATGCGGTGACCACGGCCAGCCGCTGCACGGTGGCCGCGTTGGCAGGGGTGGCGGCGACGCCGACGGCGCCGGAGGTGTTGTAGTAGTTCTGGGTGATGCCGTCGGTGGCGAGATAGGTGATCAGGCCGGAATTGTCCATGCTGATGATCTTGCCGAAGTCGGTGGTAGGCGCGGTGCCGGTGTTCAGGAACTTGATCGGGTTACCAGAGGTGTCCAGCACCTGGTAGCCGTCCGGGTTCACCAGGGTCAGGTTGTTGTCCACCTGGAACGCGCCGGCGCGGGAGAGGTAGGCGGCGTTCTGGGTCGCCACCGGGGAGGTTGCGGTCGGCGGCTTGAGGGCGAAGAAGCTGGTCCCCTGGATGGCGAGGTCGGTCACGTTCTCCGAGCTCTGGGTCGAACCCTGGCTGAACACGTTCTGCACCGCCTGCATCTGCACGCCCTTACCGATCTGGGAACCGTTGCCGATATTCTGGGACAGCATGTCGGAAAAGAGGGTCCGCGCCCCTTTGAAACCGATGGTGTTGACGTTGGAGATGTTGTTGCCGATGACGTTCATCGCTTCGCCGTTTTGGATCAGACCGGAAACGCCAGTAAACAATGCGGAAGTAACACTCATTTTTTTGCCTCCTTAGGCTTTTTGTGGGACACCTCAGTCGGTCGGTGTCCCGCGGGCTTTCCTTCTGGAGGGCCAGCCCGTTTCAATTGTCGTTTGCTGTTAGAAAAATACTGCCGAGTCGATGTTGGTGAAAACGTTCCCTTTCATCCCTTGACGATCCATGGCGGTCACCACTGTCCGGTTTTTGACGCTCACCACCAGGGCCGCGTCGCCCATCAGGATCAGCGATTCCTTGCCACCCTTTTGCGCCACGCTGTCCACCGCCCCTTCCAGCTGCTTCATGTCGGCATCGGAGAGGGTGATACCGCGGGACTTGAGCCGTTCCTGGGCGTGCTGGGAGAGCCTGACCGGCTGCCCCGGCAGTTTCTGGTCCAGGACCTGGGCGAACGGGGTGCCGCTGCCGGTGTTTTTGGCTGCCGGCTTGGCGCCATTCTGGTTCGGCTTGACCGGCGCCTGGATCGGTTGGGGGAACAAGATGCTGTTGTCGATCATCTT
This window of the Geomonas agri genome carries:
- a CDS encoding flagellar hook-basal body protein, giving the protein MSVTSALFTGVSGLIQNGEAMNVIGNNISNVNTIGFKGARTLFSDMLSQNIGNGSQIGKGVQMQAVQNVFSQGSTQSSENVTDLAIQGTSFFALKPPTATSPVATQNAAYLSRAGAFQVDNNLTLVNPDGYQVLDTSGNPIKFLNTGTAPTTDFGKIISMDNSGLITYLATDGITQNYYNTSGAVGVAATPANAATVQRLAVVTASNPTALTKQGGALYQATAGAGVSGAAFSLAANTPNGVSEKILSNTLEQSNVDMASEFVKMIVTQRAYSANSKTITTTDQMTQEVLQLIR
- a CDS encoding TIGR02530 family flagellar biosynthesis protein — encoded protein: MIDNSILFPQPIQAPVKPNQNGAKPAAKNTGSGTPFAQVLDQKLPGQPVRLSQHAQERLKSRGITLSDADMKQLEGAVDSVAQKGGKESLILMGDAALVVSVKNRTVVTAMDRQGMKGNVFTNIDSAVFF